A single region of the Brassica rapa cultivar Chiifu-401-42 chromosome A03, CAAS_Brap_v3.01, whole genome shotgun sequence genome encodes:
- the LOC103856355 gene encoding protein FAR1-RELATED SEQUENCE 12 isoform X2 has product MVTKAYPLRILNHNTEEHNNSGGGAEPYVGLEFDTAEEAREYYNVYAARTGFKARTGQLYRSRTDGTVSSRRFVCSKEGFQLNSRTGCTAFIRVQRRDTGKWVLDQIQKEHNHELGGEAEETTTTTTPRPVRAPAPTKLATTVNQHRPKMKVVDESDREQRSSSKSSLKRFKSCSVGEGEVSNDHHSKAVSGSEPYAGLEFASANEACQFYQAYAEVVGFRVRIGQLFRSKVDNSITSRRFVCSREGFQHPSRMGCGAYMRIKRQDSGGWIVDRLNKDHNHDLEPGKKNQDGLKKITDDVTGGLDSVELIELNNNNNKHIKKATSRENRIGKEWYPLLLDYFQSKQTEDMGFFYAVELDVHSGSCLSLFWADSRARFACSQFGDAVVFDTSYRKGSYSVPFATFVGFNHHRQPVLLGCAMVADESKDSFVWLFQTWLRAMSGRPPRSVVADQDSSIQQALSQVFPGAHRRYSAWQMREKERENLRPFPSEFKYEYEKCIYQSQTVVEFDSVWNSLINKYGLRDDVWLREIYERREHWAPAYLRASFFAGIPINGAFEPFFGPSLDALTPLREFIGRYEQGLEQRREEERKEDFNSYNLQPFLQTKEPVEEQCRRLYTLTVFRIFQNELVQSYSYLCLKTYEEGAMSRFLVRKCGNESEKHAVTFNATNLNSSCSCQMFEHEGLLCRHVLKVFNLLEVKELPSKYILHRWTKNAEFGFVRDMESGVSSQDLKALMVWSLREAASKYIEFGTSSLEKYKLAYEIMREGGKKLCWQR; this is encoded by the coding sequence ATGGTAACAAAAGCATACCCACTACGGATTCTGAACCACAACACGGAAGAACATAACAACTCTGGAGGAGGAGCCGAGCCTTACGTGGGACTAGAGTTCGACACAGCAGAGGAAGCTCGCGAGTACTACAACGTCTACGCTGCGAGAACCGGGTTCAAAGCGAGGACTGGCCAGCTGTACAGATCGAGAACTGATGGAACCGTTTCTTCGAGGAGGTTCGTTTGCTCTAAGGAAGGCTTTCAGTTGAATTCAAGAACCGGATGCACTGCTTTCATCCGCGTCCAGAGAAGGGACACAGGGAAGTGGGTTCTTGACCAGATCCAGAAAGAGCATAACCACGAGCTCGGTGGTGAAGCTGAGGAGACAACGACTACTACTACTCCCCGTCCGGTGAGAGCTCCTGCTCCTACTAAGCTTGCTACAACGGTGAATCAGCATAGACCGAAGATGAAAGTTGTTGATGAGTCTGACAGAGAGCAAAGATCTTCTTCCAAAAGCTCTCTCAAACGCTTTAAAAGCTGTAGCGTTGGTGAAGGAGAAGTGAGCAACGATCATCATTCTAAAGCTGTTTCCGGTAGTGAGCCTTACGCAGGTTTGGAGTTTGCTTCGGCTAACGAAGCGTGTCAGTTCTACCAAGCTTATGCTGAAGTCGTTGGGTTTAGAGTTCGGATCGGTCAGCTGTTCAGGTCCAAAGTGGACAACTCAATCACATCAAGAAGGTTTGTTTGTTCTAGAGAAGGCTTTCAGCATCCTTCTAGAATGGGCTGCGGAGCATACATGAGGATCAAGAGGCAAGACTCCGGCGGATGGATAGTAGACCGGCTCAACAAAGATCATAACCACGACCTCGAACCCGGGAAAAAGAACCAAGACGGTTTGAAAAAGATAACTGACGATGTCACAGGAGGGTTAGACTCAGTTGAGCTAATCGAactaaacaacaacaacaacaaacacatcAAGAAAGCTACATCAAGAGAGAACAGAATCGGTAAAGAATGGTATCCTCTCCTTCTCGACTACTTCCAGTCCAAACAAACCGAAGACATGGGGTTCTTCTATGCCGTTGAGTTAGACGTTCACAGCGGAAGCTGTCTCAGTCTCTTCTGGGCGGATAGCAGAGCGAGATTCGCTTGTAGTCAGTTCGGCGACGCAGTTGTGTTCGACACTTCTTACAGAAAAGGAAGCTACTCTGTCCCCTTCGCTACTTTCGTCGGCTTTAACCATCATCGACAGCCAGTGCTTCTCGGTTGCGCCATGGTTGCTGATGAGTCCAAAGATAGTTTTGTATGGTTGTTTCAGACATGGCTCCGCGCCATGTCTGGCCGTCCTCCGAGGTCTGTTGTAGCCGATCAAGACTCTTCTATCCAGCAAGCTTTGTCACAGGTCTTCCCCGGGGCGCATCGAAGGTACTCAGCTTGGCAGATGAGGGAGAAGGAACGGGAGAATCTCAGACCGTTCCCGAGCGAGTTCAAGTACGAGTACGAGAAGTGTATATACCAGAGTCAGACCGTAGTGGAGTTTGATTCAGTTTGGAACTCTCTCATCAACAAGTACGGTCTCAGAGACGACGTCTGGCTCAGAGAGATCTACGAGCGCCGCGAGCATTGGGCTCCCGCGTACCTAAGAGCTAGCTTCTTCGCCGGGATCCCGATCAACGGAGCCTTCGAGCCGTTCTTTGGCCCTTCTCTCGACGCTCTGACGCCACTCAGAGAGTTCATCGGAAGATACGAGCAAGGACTCGAGCAGAGACGCGAGGaggaaagaaaagaagattTCAACTCTTACAACTTGCAGCCCTTCTTGCAGACGAAGGAGCCGGTGGAGGAACAGTGCAGGAGACTCTACACTCTCACCGTCTTCAGAATCTTCCAGAACGAGCTTGTTCAGTCTTACAGCTACCTTTGTTTGAAGACGTACGAGGAAGGAGCTATGAGCAGGTTCTTGGTGAGGAAATGCGGGAACGAGAGCGAGAAACACGCGGTGACTTTCAACGCGACGAATCTGAACTCGAGCTGCAGCTGTCAGATGTTTGAGCACGAAGGGCTTTTGTGTAGGCATGTGTTGAAAGTGTTTAACCTGTTGGAAGTTAAAGAGCTTCCGTCTAAGTATATACTGCACCGGTGGACCAAGAATGCTGAGTTTGGGTTTGTGCGCGATATGGAGTCTGGTGTGAGCTCTCAGGATCTTAAGGCATTGATGGTTTGGAGTCTGAGAGAGGCTGCTTCTAAGTATATAGAGTTTGGGACTTCGTCTCTGGAGAAGTATAAACTTGCTTATGAGATTATGCGTGAGGGTGGGAAGAAGCTTTGTTGGCAGAGATGA
- the LOC103856351 gene encoding probable histone-arginine methyltransferase 1.4 isoform X2, with protein sequence MFSLMEAQRWSTTATGHQQGNNTLVTNKMYSLQPIHVMAGQEISGKLHLVVHRKSVGPSADKGGILHTSSCKFNLKEPYYRMSQPSCTRTTSTTVSKHVVIVDTEPELEKSEFLVMSLEKCVKQLEEERATEETYHHQQRKCKL encoded by the exons ATGTTCTCTTTAATGGAAG CACAAAGATGGTCCACGACTGCTACTGGTCACCAACAAGGCAACAACACTTTGGTAACAAATAAGATGTATTCTCTCCAGCCTATTCATGTCATGGCAGGGCAAGAAATCAGTGGTAAACTTCATTTGGTTGTCCACAG GAAAAGTGTGGGGCCCAGCGCCGATAAGGGTGGAATCCTTCACACATCATCGTGCAAATTCAACTTGAAGGAACCCTATTATAGAATGTCTCAGCCCTCTTGCACAAGAACCACCAGCACAACCGTAAGTAAG CATGTTGTGATTGTTGATACTGAGCCCGAGCTAGAGAAATCGGAATTTTTGGTAATGTCTTTGGAGAAATGTGTTAAACAGCTCGAGGAAGAAAGAGCAACAGAAGAGACTTATCATCATCAGCAGCGGAAGTGTAAACTCTGA
- the LOC103856348 gene encoding receptor-like cytosolic serine/threonine-protein kinase RBK2, whose translation MERVRESSETLASTTTSSSSPSCDVDVDNRGKQLSPFSTRRSRAGFSDSFSSHDLQSFCSNQENIKLYPNQTESDDDLSRSIESGTSCPVVSTSDSSSSEPHHHHSHHHIGLTSGQWRGRFVRLLKKGSSAMPFNTPLKGVPKLTRRKSKRIRDNMVPVLPATSLDTGDLFCFKPSWRNYSLQDIQTATNGYSRENLIGEGGYAEVYKGQMADGQIVAIKKLTRGSAEEMTMDYLSELGIIVHVDHPNIAKLIGYCVEGGMHLVLQLSPNGSLASLLYEAKEKLSWSIRYKVATGTAEGLYYLHEGCQRRIIHKDIKASNILLTENFEAQISDFGLAKWLPDQWTHHTVSKIEGTFGYLPPEFFMHGIVDEKTDVYAYGVLLLELITGKQALDSAQHSLVMWAKPLIKENKIKQLVDPVMGDDYDLEELERLVFIASLCIHQTSMNRPHMNQVVEIFRGDKGSLDQLKLRQNSKLQRTYSEELLDNEEYNSTRYLNDINRHMETVLGTSKDS comes from the exons ATGGAGCGCGTTAGAGAATCTTCAGAAACTCTTGCTTCCACGACGACCTCATCTTCGTCTCCCTCCTG CGATGTAGACGTTGATAATCGTGGAAAACAACTAAGTCCTTTCTCAACAAGAAGATCTCGAGCTGGCTTCTCTGATTCCTTCTCTTCTCATG ATTTACAATCATTCTGTTCAAATCAAGAAAACATAAAACTCTACCCCAACCAAACAGAATCAGACGATGACTTATCAAGGAGCATAGAATCTGGAACATCATGTCCCGTGGTGAGCACGTCAgactcatcatcatcagaacCTCATCATCACCATTCCCACCACCATATAGGCCTCACTAGCGGTCAATGGAGAGGTCGTTTCGTCCGTTTGCTCAAGAAAGGATCATCCGCAATGCCATTCAACACACCTCTTAAAGGAGTCCCTAAACTAACCAGACGTAAGAGCAAACGCATAAGAGACAACATGGTCCCTGTTCTACCTGCTACTTCTCTCGACACTGGTGACTTGTTCTGCTTCAAACCCTCCTGGAGAAACTACTCCCTCCAAGATATTCAAACCGCTACCAATGGCTACAGCCGTG AGAATCTGATTGGAGAAGGAGGATATGCGGAAGTGTATAAGGGACAGATGGCAGATGGGCAAATAGTGGCGATAAAGAAACTGACTAGAGGCTCTGCGGAAGAGATGACAATGGATTATCTGTCGGAATTAGGGATCATAGTTCATGTAGATCATCCAAACATTGCTAAACTTATTGGATATTGTGTTGAAGGAGGGATGCATCTTGTTCTTCAGCTATCTCCCAATGGAAGCCTCGCTTCTTTGCTCTATG AGGCGAAAGAGAAGTTGAGTTGGAGCATAAGATACAAAGTGGCGACAGGAACAGCAGAAGGACTGTACTATCTCCATGAAGGTTGCCAGAGAAGGATCATTCATAAAGACATCAAAGCTTCTAACATTCTTCTCACTGAGAACTTTGAGGCTCAG ataTCTGATTTCGGGCTGGCTAAATGGTTACCAGACCAATGGACTCACCATACCGTGTCGAAAATAGAAGGAACATTCGG TTACCTTCCACCGGAGTTCTTTATGCATGGGATTGTAGACGAGAAAACAGATGTATATGCTTATGGTGTCCTGCTTCTTGAGCTCATTACTGGTAAACAAGCCCTAGACAGCGCACAACATAGTCTTGTTATGTGG GCCAAGCCATTGATCAAAGAAAACAAGATCAAACAACTAGTTGATCCGGTTATGGGAGATGACTACGACTTAGAAGAGTTGGAACGTCTAGTCTTCATAGCATCCTTGTGCATACACCAAACCTCCATGAACCGGCCTCACATGAATCAG GTTGTGGAGATTTTTAGAGGTGACAAGGGCAGTTTAGACCAGCTAAAACTACGACAAAACTCCAAACTGCAGAGGACTTACTCTGAAGAACTATTGGATAACGAAGAATACAACTCGACAAGATATTTGAACGATATTAATAGACACATGGAGACTGTTCTCGGAACATCTAAAGACTCATGA
- the LOC103856349 gene encoding uncharacterized protein LOC103856349, with protein MEKATENPISETRPPPHPNHQMDADDDDENVKQLKECSSLYLALQDCLVDSNRDWKSCQKHVQALKACHERRTKK; from the exons ATGGAGAAAGCGACGGAGAATCCCATTTCCGAGACGCGACCTCCGCCTCATCCGAATCATCAAATGGATGCAGACGATGACGATGAGAATGTGAAGCAGCTCAAAGAGTGTTCCTCTCTCTACTTGGCTTTACAG GATTGTCTCGTTGATAGCAACAGGGACTGGAAGTCTTGCCAGAAAC ACGTTCAAGCTTTGAAGGCATGCCATGAAAGGAGAACCAAGAAATGA
- the LOC103856351 gene encoding uncharacterized protein LOC103856351 isoform X1, whose product MFSLMEAQRWSTTATGHQQGNNTLVTNKMYSLQPIHVMAGQEISGKLHLVVHRKSVGPSADKGGILHTSSCKFNLKEPYYRMSQPSCTRTTSTTVKVKLASTLDHIGNVAQLSPLIGFVHKHVVIVDTEPELEKSEFLVMSLEKCVKQLEEERATEETYHHQQRKCKL is encoded by the exons ATGTTCTCTTTAATGGAAG CACAAAGATGGTCCACGACTGCTACTGGTCACCAACAAGGCAACAACACTTTGGTAACAAATAAGATGTATTCTCTCCAGCCTATTCATGTCATGGCAGGGCAAGAAATCAGTGGTAAACTTCATTTGGTTGTCCACAG GAAAAGTGTGGGGCCCAGCGCCGATAAGGGTGGAATCCTTCACACATCATCGTGCAAATTCAACTTGAAGGAACCCTATTATAGAATGTCTCAGCCCTCTTGCACAAGAACCACCAGCACAACCGTAA AGGTTAAGTTAGCGTCTACGCTCGATCACATTGGTAATGTGGCTCAGCTTTCTCCTCTTATTGGCTTTGTACACAAGCATGTTGTGATTGTTGATACTGAGCCCGAGCTAGAGAAATCGGAATTTTTGGTAATGTCTTTGGAGAAATGTGTTAAACAGCTCGAGGAAGAAAGAGCAACAGAAGAGACTTATCATCATCAGCAGCGGAAGTGTAAACTCTGA
- the LOC103856355 gene encoding protein FAR1-RELATED SEQUENCE 12 isoform X1 → MESSATEHSGFNTMVTKAYPLRILNHNTEEHNNSGGGAEPYVGLEFDTAEEAREYYNVYAARTGFKARTGQLYRSRTDGTVSSRRFVCSKEGFQLNSRTGCTAFIRVQRRDTGKWVLDQIQKEHNHELGGEAEETTTTTTPRPVRAPAPTKLATTVNQHRPKMKVVDESDREQRSSSKSSLKRFKSCSVGEGEVSNDHHSKAVSGSEPYAGLEFASANEACQFYQAYAEVVGFRVRIGQLFRSKVDNSITSRRFVCSREGFQHPSRMGCGAYMRIKRQDSGGWIVDRLNKDHNHDLEPGKKNQDGLKKITDDVTGGLDSVELIELNNNNNKHIKKATSRENRIGKEWYPLLLDYFQSKQTEDMGFFYAVELDVHSGSCLSLFWADSRARFACSQFGDAVVFDTSYRKGSYSVPFATFVGFNHHRQPVLLGCAMVADESKDSFVWLFQTWLRAMSGRPPRSVVADQDSSIQQALSQVFPGAHRRYSAWQMREKERENLRPFPSEFKYEYEKCIYQSQTVVEFDSVWNSLINKYGLRDDVWLREIYERREHWAPAYLRASFFAGIPINGAFEPFFGPSLDALTPLREFIGRYEQGLEQRREEERKEDFNSYNLQPFLQTKEPVEEQCRRLYTLTVFRIFQNELVQSYSYLCLKTYEEGAMSRFLVRKCGNESEKHAVTFNATNLNSSCSCQMFEHEGLLCRHVLKVFNLLEVKELPSKYILHRWTKNAEFGFVRDMESGVSSQDLKALMVWSLREAASKYIEFGTSSLEKYKLAYEIMREGGKKLCWQR, encoded by the exons ATGGAGAG TTCAGCTACTGAGCATAGCGGTTTCAACACCATGGTAACAAAAGCATACCCACTACGGATTCTGAACCACAACACGGAAGAACATAACAACTCTGGAGGAGGAGCCGAGCCTTACGTGGGACTAGAGTTCGACACAGCAGAGGAAGCTCGCGAGTACTACAACGTCTACGCTGCGAGAACCGGGTTCAAAGCGAGGACTGGCCAGCTGTACAGATCGAGAACTGATGGAACCGTTTCTTCGAGGAGGTTCGTTTGCTCTAAGGAAGGCTTTCAGTTGAATTCAAGAACCGGATGCACTGCTTTCATCCGCGTCCAGAGAAGGGACACAGGGAAGTGGGTTCTTGACCAGATCCAGAAAGAGCATAACCACGAGCTCGGTGGTGAAGCTGAGGAGACAACGACTACTACTACTCCCCGTCCGGTGAGAGCTCCTGCTCCTACTAAGCTTGCTACAACGGTGAATCAGCATAGACCGAAGATGAAAGTTGTTGATGAGTCTGACAGAGAGCAAAGATCTTCTTCCAAAAGCTCTCTCAAACGCTTTAAAAGCTGTAGCGTTGGTGAAGGAGAAGTGAGCAACGATCATCATTCTAAAGCTGTTTCCGGTAGTGAGCCTTACGCAGGTTTGGAGTTTGCTTCGGCTAACGAAGCGTGTCAGTTCTACCAAGCTTATGCTGAAGTCGTTGGGTTTAGAGTTCGGATCGGTCAGCTGTTCAGGTCCAAAGTGGACAACTCAATCACATCAAGAAGGTTTGTTTGTTCTAGAGAAGGCTTTCAGCATCCTTCTAGAATGGGCTGCGGAGCATACATGAGGATCAAGAGGCAAGACTCCGGCGGATGGATAGTAGACCGGCTCAACAAAGATCATAACCACGACCTCGAACCCGGGAAAAAGAACCAAGACGGTTTGAAAAAGATAACTGACGATGTCACAGGAGGGTTAGACTCAGTTGAGCTAATCGAactaaacaacaacaacaacaaacacatcAAGAAAGCTACATCAAGAGAGAACAGAATCGGTAAAGAATGGTATCCTCTCCTTCTCGACTACTTCCAGTCCAAACAAACCGAAGACATGGGGTTCTTCTATGCCGTTGAGTTAGACGTTCACAGCGGAAGCTGTCTCAGTCTCTTCTGGGCGGATAGCAGAGCGAGATTCGCTTGTAGTCAGTTCGGCGACGCAGTTGTGTTCGACACTTCTTACAGAAAAGGAAGCTACTCTGTCCCCTTCGCTACTTTCGTCGGCTTTAACCATCATCGACAGCCAGTGCTTCTCGGTTGCGCCATGGTTGCTGATGAGTCCAAAGATAGTTTTGTATGGTTGTTTCAGACATGGCTCCGCGCCATGTCTGGCCGTCCTCCGAGGTCTGTTGTAGCCGATCAAGACTCTTCTATCCAGCAAGCTTTGTCACAGGTCTTCCCCGGGGCGCATCGAAGGTACTCAGCTTGGCAGATGAGGGAGAAGGAACGGGAGAATCTCAGACCGTTCCCGAGCGAGTTCAAGTACGAGTACGAGAAGTGTATATACCAGAGTCAGACCGTAGTGGAGTTTGATTCAGTTTGGAACTCTCTCATCAACAAGTACGGTCTCAGAGACGACGTCTGGCTCAGAGAGATCTACGAGCGCCGCGAGCATTGGGCTCCCGCGTACCTAAGAGCTAGCTTCTTCGCCGGGATCCCGATCAACGGAGCCTTCGAGCCGTTCTTTGGCCCTTCTCTCGACGCTCTGACGCCACTCAGAGAGTTCATCGGAAGATACGAGCAAGGACTCGAGCAGAGACGCGAGGaggaaagaaaagaagattTCAACTCTTACAACTTGCAGCCCTTCTTGCAGACGAAGGAGCCGGTGGAGGAACAGTGCAGGAGACTCTACACTCTCACCGTCTTCAGAATCTTCCAGAACGAGCTTGTTCAGTCTTACAGCTACCTTTGTTTGAAGACGTACGAGGAAGGAGCTATGAGCAGGTTCTTGGTGAGGAAATGCGGGAACGAGAGCGAGAAACACGCGGTGACTTTCAACGCGACGAATCTGAACTCGAGCTGCAGCTGTCAGATGTTTGAGCACGAAGGGCTTTTGTGTAGGCATGTGTTGAAAGTGTTTAACCTGTTGGAAGTTAAAGAGCTTCCGTCTAAGTATATACTGCACCGGTGGACCAAGAATGCTGAGTTTGGGTTTGTGCGCGATATGGAGTCTGGTGTGAGCTCTCAGGATCTTAAGGCATTGATGGTTTGGAGTCTGAGAGAGGCTGCTTCTAAGTATATAGAGTTTGGGACTTCGTCTCTGGAGAAGTATAAACTTGCTTATGAGATTATGCGTGAGGGTGGGAAGAAGCTTTGTTGGCAGAGATGA
- the LOC103856346 gene encoding NADH dehydrogenase [ubiquinone] 1 alpha subcomplex subunit 8-B, with protein sequence MSSAVDATGNPIPTSAVLTASAKHIGLRCMPENVAFLKCKKNDPNPEKCLDKGRDVTRCVLGLLKDLHQKCQKEMDDYVGCMYYYTNEFDLCRKEQEAFEKVCPLK encoded by the exons ATGTCGAGTGCGGTGGACGCGACGGGTAACCCGATCCCTACTTCCGCGGTGTTGACTGCTTCGGCGAAGCATATAGGTTTAAGATGTATGCCGGAGAACGTCGCCTTCCTCAAGTGCAAGAAGAATGATCCTAACCCCGAGAAGTGTCTCGACAAGGGTCGTGACGTCACTCGCTGCGTGCTTGGCTT GTTGAAGGATCTTCACCAGAAGTGCCAAAAGGAGATGGATGACTATGTTGGGTGTATGTATTACTACACCAACGAGTTTGATCTGTGTAGGAAAGAGCAAGAAGCCTTCGAGAAAGTGTGTCCTCTGAAATGA
- the LOC103856347 gene encoding uncharacterized protein LOC103856347, which translates to MASPTPTRISFRILILISLMVLLFYVGRPLYWKISATIHDIRHNKQSVREGISQIVQEAQRSVGWYHDESDSGFLEARSKKSRVSTSRRLLFAGDQ; encoded by the exons ATGGCGTCTCCAACACCAACGAGAATCTCATTCCGTATACTGATCCTGATCTCTTTGATGGTGCTTCTATTCTACGTCGGCCGTCCTCTCTACTGGAAGATCTCCGCAACCATCCACGATATCCGCCACAACAAGCAATCCGTCAGAGAAG GTATATCTCAGATCGTACAAGAGGCGCAGAGATCGGTGGGATGGTACCACGACGAGTCGGATTCGGGGTTCTTAGAGGCTCGTAGCAAGAAATCGAGAGTCTCAACCTCTCGGAGGCTTCTTTTCGCCGGTGATCAGTGA
- the LOC103856343 gene encoding 50S ribosomal protein L33 → MGDKRKKTFMFIRLVSAAGTGFFYVKRKSSKGLLEKLEFRKYDPRVNRHVLFTEQKMK, encoded by the coding sequence ATGGGagacaagaggaagaagacgtTCATGTTCATCCGTCTAGTCTCAGCAGCTGGAACTGGATTCTTCTATGTCAAGAGGAAGAGTAGCAAGGGTCTTCTTGAGAAGCTCGAGTTCCGCAAGTACGATCCTCGTGTCAACCGCCATGTCCTCTTCACTGAGCAGAAGATGAAATGA
- the LOC103856350 gene encoding S-adenosylmethionine decarboxylase proenzyme 4 gives MAVSGFEGFEKRLELRFFHDNSTPNKNPMGLRLIDFESLDQVLTQVQCTVVSAVANRSFDAYVLSESSLFVYPTKIIIKTCGTTQLLKSIRPFIHLARTLNLTLRACRYSRGSFIFPNSQPFPYTSFEDEVVIVEDSLPKESLRHRKASVMTPSNNPSRAWHVFTASADVEPDESVVVVEVCMTELDRVNSLSFFRRKGDGNSDSAGKEMTRLSGIDLINENAFICDFAFDPCGYSMNGVDGDRYSTIHVTPEDGFSYASFECGLSLYDDGRGDVAEVLSRAIDVFRPSCVSIATTYGGEDYDREVTKRVERVLAKNLGLKCRSRLMDEFPGSGTVVFQSFTPRRR, from the coding sequence ATGGCAGTGTCTGGGTTCGAGGGTTTCGAGAAAAGACTCGAACTTCGCTTCTTCCACGACAACTCAACACCCAATAAAAACCCAATGGGCCTCCGTCTAATCGACTTCGAATCACTAGACCAAGTCCTAACCCAAGTGCAGTGCACGGTGGTCTCCGCCGTAGCGAACCGTAGCTTCGACGCTTACGTCCTCTCCGAGTCGAGCCTCTTCGTCTACCCAACCAAAATCATCATCAAAACATGCGGAACCACTCAGCTCCTCAAATCAATCCGTCCCTTCATCCACCTCGCGCGTACTCTCAACCTCACGCTACGCGCGTGTAGATACTCGCGAGGAAGCTTCATATTCCCTAACTCGCAGCCTTTCCCTTACACTAGCTTCGAAGACGAAGTCGTCATCGTTGAAGATAGCCTCCCGAAAGAATCTCTCCGTCACCGTAAGGCTTCCGTCATGACGCCGTCTAATAACCCCTCGCGCGCTTGGCACGTGTTCACGGCCAGCGCTGACGTGGAACCTGATGAGTCTGTCGTTGTCGTTGAGGTCTGTATGACGGAGCTTGACCGAGTCAACTCGCTGAGCTTCTTTAGACGGAAAGGCGACGGGAACAGCGATTCCGCCGGGAAAGAGATGACGCGGCTGAGCGGTATTGATCTGATAAACGAAAACGCGTTTATATGCGATTTCGCGTTTGATCCTTGCGGTTACTCGATGAACGGAGTCGACGGCGATCGTTACTCGACGATCCACGTCACGCCGGAAGACGGTTTTAGCTACGCGAGCTTCGAGTGCGGGCTGTCTTTATACGACGACGGTCGTGGAGATGTCGCGGAGGTGTTGAGTCGCGCTATTGATGTTTTCCGGCCGAGTTGCGTCTCCATCGCCACCACTTACGGCGGCGAGGATTATGACCGCGAGGTGACAAAGCGAGTGGAGCGCGTGTTGGCGAAGAATCTCGGTCTCAAGTGTCGGAGCAGGCTAATGGATGAGTTTCCGGGATCGGGAACAGTCGTTTTTCAGTCTTTCACGCCTCGCCGGAGATAG